A region of Acidisarcina sp. DNA encodes the following proteins:
- a CDS encoding acyl-CoA dehydrogenase family protein, giving the protein MATVASPIAKPVAGGSFLIENRTAEEVFTPEDFSEEQRQIADTAAQFAVSEVLPASDQIEAKNFEVTRSILKKAGDLGLMAVDIPEEYGGLAMDKTTSAIVADRLSVYASFSVAFSAHVGIGTLPIVWYGTEDQKKKYLPKLATGEWIGAYALSEATSGSDAMNIRTRAELSADGKHYILNGEKMWITNAGFADVFTVFAKIDGEKFSAFLIERGTPGLSIGAEEHKLGIRGSSTCPLILSDCKVPVENLLGEAGKGQYIAFNILNIGRFKLAAACLGGARGSLGNSIRYAKERMAFGKPIAEFGMVQEKIAACAIGIFAGESMAYRTVGMIDQALATLAADAAHSSREIQKRVEEYAVECSILKVYGSEMLDMVTDHMVQIYAGYGYVEEYPAERAYRDSRINRIFEGTNEINRLIITGWLMKRAMTGQLALMPAISRLMEEVMAPPSFEDAGESSDPLAGEVALLASAKKIALFAAGAASQKYMAALVDQQEVMGELADILIQVYSLESALLRAQKLHQSGSTSAAIAQAITRVHAENCFSVIENAARRVLAAVAEGDMLRTQLAIFRRLSKHTPVNTIEVSRSVARAMIEAGRYSI; this is encoded by the coding sequence ATGGCCACCGTTGCATCTCCCATCGCCAAGCCCGTAGCAGGCGGAAGTTTCCTGATCGAAAACCGCACAGCAGAGGAGGTCTTTACTCCTGAAGACTTCAGCGAAGAGCAGCGCCAGATCGCCGATACCGCTGCACAGTTTGCGGTGAGCGAGGTGCTGCCGGCATCCGATCAGATCGAAGCCAAGAACTTCGAGGTCACCCGCAGCATCCTGAAAAAAGCAGGGGATCTCGGCCTGATGGCGGTCGATATACCGGAGGAGTATGGCGGCCTGGCAATGGATAAGACCACGTCCGCAATTGTTGCCGACCGTCTCTCTGTCTATGCGAGCTTTTCGGTTGCCTTCAGCGCACATGTTGGCATTGGAACGCTCCCGATTGTCTGGTACGGCACGGAGGATCAGAAGAAGAAGTATCTGCCGAAGCTGGCGACCGGCGAATGGATTGGAGCCTATGCGCTGTCCGAGGCGACCTCGGGCTCGGATGCAATGAATATCCGCACGCGCGCCGAACTCTCGGCGGATGGCAAACACTACATCCTGAACGGCGAGAAGATGTGGATCACGAATGCAGGATTTGCCGATGTGTTTACCGTCTTCGCCAAGATCGATGGAGAGAAGTTCTCCGCCTTCCTCATCGAGCGCGGAACGCCGGGGCTTTCGATTGGCGCGGAAGAGCACAAGCTGGGGATTCGAGGATCGTCTACCTGCCCGCTGATTCTTTCCGACTGCAAGGTGCCGGTGGAGAATCTTCTCGGCGAGGCAGGGAAGGGCCAATATATCGCGTTTAACATCCTGAACATTGGACGCTTCAAGCTGGCCGCAGCATGCCTGGGAGGGGCGCGCGGCTCTCTCGGCAACAGCATCCGCTATGCGAAGGAGCGCATGGCCTTTGGCAAGCCTATCGCGGAGTTTGGGATGGTGCAGGAGAAGATTGCTGCCTGCGCTATTGGGATCTTTGCCGGCGAAAGCATGGCATATCGCACGGTGGGCATGATCGATCAGGCGCTGGCGACCCTTGCCGCAGATGCCGCGCACTCCTCGCGCGAGATTCAGAAGCGCGTCGAAGAGTACGCCGTGGAGTGTTCCATCCTGAAGGTGTATGGGTCGGAGATGCTCGACATGGTCACGGATCACATGGTGCAGATTTACGCCGGTTACGGTTACGTGGAGGAGTATCCGGCGGAGCGCGCCTACCGCGACTCGCGCATCAACCGCATCTTCGAAGGCACCAACGAGATCAATCGCCTCATCATTACCGGCTGGCTGATGAAGCGCGCCATGACCGGCCAGCTTGCGCTCATGCCTGCAATCTCCAGGCTGATGGAAGAGGTGATGGCGCCGCCTTCGTTTGAAGATGCCGGGGAATCCAGCGACCCGCTCGCCGGCGAAGTTGCTCTGCTGGCCAGCGCAAAAAAAATAGCTCTCTTTGCCGCCGGCGCGGCTTCGCAGAAGTACATGGCTGCGTTAGTGGATCAGCAGGAGGTGATGGGGGAGCTTGCCGACATTCTGATTCAGGTCTATTCGCTGGAGTCGGCACTGCTGCGTGCGCAAAAGTTGCACCAGTCCGGTTCCACTTCCGCGGCTATCGCTCAGGCTATAACCAGGGTCCATGCGGAGAACTGCTTCTCGGTGATCGAGAACGCCGCCCGCCGCGTGCTGGCGGCTGTCGCAGAGGGAGATATGCTGCGGACGCAACTGGCCATCTTCCGGCGCCTGTCGAAGCATACGCCGGTGAACACCATTGAAGTCAGCCGTTCCGTGGCAAGAGCGATGATCGAGGCAGGGCGCTACTCGATCTAG